One Pogoniulus pusillus isolate bPogPus1 chromosome 22, bPogPus1.pri, whole genome shotgun sequence DNA segment encodes these proteins:
- the SIMC1 gene encoding SUMO-interacting motif-containing protein 1 isoform X3: protein MSDSGALMNASDSESRHSPPSPLRRRCCFCCRRDHHRRCQMPARRQLPPPAEIIDLTYEDTSTVPQSRFTIIDLTEDTHSPPYTTSVADQDPRQAPLSPAAHMFHPQLCSTPAQEMETVTRPYPATPRHSTPAEPSATVDRAESCSPSTFSYRGSCSPEENCSTTTFNSDLGSLASKQLDSDMLPLSPSSLDSSSRASDSEEDAPHTCQQSELPLKLSPASAIPTKAQGPLLEAGDLHTHEVIQQVTPTRTEADNKAWLNKLQYFRSSGVQHLFLQGVAPNRQTHQQKPELIPSGKLNMVRTTMEENFLEGTLHFLNDFVSCQHYPPKEIVSHLIRRILLNPRRKEMLKDTYMLLMKIQMEVVEWLVAAVTGIGFSQPQEQPQETAYSPPEAKAKHSSSAPQQTTAHAEVSSAFFTQKVMLLLQRMLSIAVEVDKSPNCSSCKIADVMFPFILNIPLRSQREAFLNTMESQLLRCKLLEQLFQHSCDLPTTLPLSLAKILYFLNHFSVLLPYQDETATWQRWDEMLQYLNLLLMSYQNVILDRLGSSLNDRMDLIIQKVKPRLQADDDINHLEVQLKTDNFISRMQQLLGQPLPLQITEKLHLLQELFLIVAAM from the exons ATGTCCGACAGCGGCGCTCTCATGAACGCCTCAGACTCCGAGAGCAGGCACTCGCCACCATCCCCGCTCCGCCGtcgctgctgcttctgctgccgcCGCGATCACCACCGCCGCTGCCAGATGCCGGCACGGCGCCAGCTGCCACCCCCCGCG GAGATCATTGATCTGACCTATGAGGACACAAGCACAGTGCCACAGAGCAGATTCACCATCATTGACCTGACAGAGGACACACACAGCCCTCCCTACACCACCAGCGTGGCTGACCAGGACCCCAGGCAGGCACCtctttccccagcagcacacatgttccatccccagctctgctccacccCAGCACAGGAAATGGAGACAGTGACGCGGCCATACCCTGCAACACCCAGGCACAGCACTCCTGCAGAACCTAGTGCCACTGTGGacagggcagagagctgctcccCTTCCACCTTCAGCTACCgtggctcctgcagcccagaggagaaTTGCAGCACTACCACTTTTAACAGTGACTTGGGCTCTCTGGCTAGCAAGCAGCTGGACTCAGATATGCTGCCCTTATCCCCATCTAGtctggacagcagcagcagagccagtgacTCAGAGGAAGATGCTCCCCACACATGCCAACAAAGTGAGCTCCCTCTGAAGCTAAGCCCTGCCTCGGCCATCCCTACAAAGGCCCAAGGGCCTTTGCTGGAAGCAGGTGACTTACACACACATGAAGTAATCCAGCAAGTGACGCCAACCAGGACTGAGGCTGACAACAAGGCCTGGCTCAACAAACTGCAGTATTTCAGGAGTAGCGGAGTCCAGCACCTCTTCCTGCAAGGTGTGGCACCCAACAGACAAACACATCAG cagaagcctgagCTGATCCCCAGTGGGAAACTGAACATGGTGCGCACCACCATGGAGGAGAACTTCCTGGAGGGCACCTTGCATTTCCTGAATGACTTCGTCTCCTGCCAGCACTATCCCCCCAAAGAAATCGTCTCCCACCTGATCAGACGGATCCTGTTGAACCCTCGCCGAAAGGAGATGCTGAAAGACACCTACATGCTGCTAATGAAGATCCAAAT ggaggtggttgagtggtTAGTTGCAGCAGTTACAGGAATTGGCTTCTCCCAGCCCCAAGAGCAGCCACAAGAAACTGCGTACTCTCCACCAGAAGCAAAGGCCAAACACAGTTCATCTGCACCACAGCAGACCACTGCCCATGCAGAGGTGTCTTCAGCTTTCTTCACCCAGAA GGTGATGCTCCTGCTCCAGCGGATGTTGTCCATTGCAGTAGAAGTGGATAAATCTCCCAACTGCAGCTCCTGTAAGATCGCAGATGTGATGTTCCCATTTATATTGAATATTCCTCTGAGGAGCCAAAG GGAAGCTTTTTTAAACACCATGGAAAGTCAACTCCTGCGCTGCAAACTGCTAGAGCAGCTGTTCCAACATAGTTGTGATCTTCCCACAACCTTGCCCCTGTCTCTGGCCAAGATCCTGTACTTCCTGAACcacttctctgtgctgctgccataCCAG GATGAAACAGCAACATGGCAAAGATGGGACGAGATGCTGCAGTACTTGAATTTGCTGCTGATGAGTTACCAAAATGTAATACTGG ACCGCTTAGGGAGCTCACTCAATGACCGGATGGACTTGATCATCCAGAAGGTGAAGCCCAGGTTGCAGGCTGATGATGACATCAACCATCTGGAGGTTCAGCTGAAGACAGACAACTTCATCAGCCgaatgcagcagctcctggggcagcctTTGCCCCTGCAGATTACAGAGAAgctgcacctgctccaggaaTTGTTCCTCATTGTTGCTGCTATGTGA
- the SIMC1 gene encoding SUMO-interacting motif-containing protein 1 isoform X2, with product MSDSGALMNASDSESRHSPPSPLRRRCCFCCRRDHHRRCQMPARRQLPPPAEIIDLTYEDTSTVPQSRFTIIDLTEDTHSPPYTTSVADQDPRQAPLSPAAHMFHPQLCSTPAQEMETVTRPYPATPRHSTPAEPSATVDRAESCSPSTFSYRGSCSPEENCSTTTFNSDLGSLASKQLDSDMLPLSPSSLDSSSRASDSEEDAPHTCQQSELPLKLSPASAIPTKAQGPLLEAGDLHTHEVIQQVTPTRTEADNKAWLNKLQYFRSSGVQHLFLQGVAPNRQTHQKPELIPSGKLNMVRTTMEENFLEGTLHFLNDFVSCQHYPPKEIVSHLIRRILLNPRRKEMLKDTYMLLMKIQMVHPANAATVGWDWMLLKYTMEDQEKPPGRLLFLQYVVQTLEDDFQHNLRLRLLHKSIAKKVLSCDTCFNNVKEVVEWLVAAVTGIGFSQPQEQPQETAYSPPEAKAKHSSSAPQQTTAHAEVSSAFFTQKVMLLLQRMLSIAVEVDKSPNCSSCKIADVMFPFILNIPLRSQREAFLNTMESQLLRCKLLEQLFQHSCDLPTTLPLSLAKILYFLNHFSVLLPYQDETATWQRWDEMLQYLNLLLMSYQNVILDRLGSSLNDRMDLIIQKVKPRLQADDDINHLEVQLKTDNFISRMQQLLGQPLPLQITEKLHLLQELFLIVAAM from the exons ATGTCCGACAGCGGCGCTCTCATGAACGCCTCAGACTCCGAGAGCAGGCACTCGCCACCATCCCCGCTCCGCCGtcgctgctgcttctgctgccgcCGCGATCACCACCGCCGCTGCCAGATGCCGGCACGGCGCCAGCTGCCACCCCCCGCG GAGATCATTGATCTGACCTATGAGGACACAAGCACAGTGCCACAGAGCAGATTCACCATCATTGACCTGACAGAGGACACACACAGCCCTCCCTACACCACCAGCGTGGCTGACCAGGACCCCAGGCAGGCACCtctttccccagcagcacacatgttccatccccagctctgctccacccCAGCACAGGAAATGGAGACAGTGACGCGGCCATACCCTGCAACACCCAGGCACAGCACTCCTGCAGAACCTAGTGCCACTGTGGacagggcagagagctgctcccCTTCCACCTTCAGCTACCgtggctcctgcagcccagaggagaaTTGCAGCACTACCACTTTTAACAGTGACTTGGGCTCTCTGGCTAGCAAGCAGCTGGACTCAGATATGCTGCCCTTATCCCCATCTAGtctggacagcagcagcagagccagtgacTCAGAGGAAGATGCTCCCCACACATGCCAACAAAGTGAGCTCCCTCTGAAGCTAAGCCCTGCCTCGGCCATCCCTACAAAGGCCCAAGGGCCTTTGCTGGAAGCAGGTGACTTACACACACATGAAGTAATCCAGCAAGTGACGCCAACCAGGACTGAGGCTGACAACAAGGCCTGGCTCAACAAACTGCAGTATTTCAGGAGTAGCGGAGTCCAGCACCTCTTCCTGCAAGGTGTGGCACCCAACAGACAAACACATCAG aagcctgagCTGATCCCCAGTGGGAAACTGAACATGGTGCGCACCACCATGGAGGAGAACTTCCTGGAGGGCACCTTGCATTTCCTGAATGACTTCGTCTCCTGCCAGCACTATCCCCCCAAAGAAATCGTCTCCCACCTGATCAGACGGATCCTGTTGAACCCTCGCCGAAAGGAGATGCTGAAAGACACCTACATGCTGCTAATGAAGATCCAAAT GGTTCATCCAGCCAATGCTGCTacagtgggatgggactggatgCTGCTGAAATACACCATGGAGGACCAG GAGAAGCCCCCTGGCCGGCTCCTCTTCCTGCAGTATGTGGTGCAGACCCTGGAGGATGActtccagcacaacctgaggctgcgCCTACTACACAAGTCAATTGCTAAGAAAGTGCTTTCATGTGACACATGCTTCAACAATGTCAA ggaggtggttgagtggtTAGTTGCAGCAGTTACAGGAATTGGCTTCTCCCAGCCCCAAGAGCAGCCACAAGAAACTGCGTACTCTCCACCAGAAGCAAAGGCCAAACACAGTTCATCTGCACCACAGCAGACCACTGCCCATGCAGAGGTGTCTTCAGCTTTCTTCACCCAGAA GGTGATGCTCCTGCTCCAGCGGATGTTGTCCATTGCAGTAGAAGTGGATAAATCTCCCAACTGCAGCTCCTGTAAGATCGCAGATGTGATGTTCCCATTTATATTGAATATTCCTCTGAGGAGCCAAAG GGAAGCTTTTTTAAACACCATGGAAAGTCAACTCCTGCGCTGCAAACTGCTAGAGCAGCTGTTCCAACATAGTTGTGATCTTCCCACAACCTTGCCCCTGTCTCTGGCCAAGATCCTGTACTTCCTGAACcacttctctgtgctgctgccataCCAG GATGAAACAGCAACATGGCAAAGATGGGACGAGATGCTGCAGTACTTGAATTTGCTGCTGATGAGTTACCAAAATGTAATACTGG ACCGCTTAGGGAGCTCACTCAATGACCGGATGGACTTGATCATCCAGAAGGTGAAGCCCAGGTTGCAGGCTGATGATGACATCAACCATCTGGAGGTTCAGCTGAAGACAGACAACTTCATCAGCCgaatgcagcagctcctggggcagcctTTGCCCCTGCAGATTACAGAGAAgctgcacctgctccaggaaTTGTTCCTCATTGTTGCTGCTATGTGA
- the SIMC1 gene encoding SUMO-interacting motif-containing protein 1 isoform X1 encodes MSDSGALMNASDSESRHSPPSPLRRRCCFCCRRDHHRRCQMPARRQLPPPAEIIDLTYEDTSTVPQSRFTIIDLTEDTHSPPYTTSVADQDPRQAPLSPAAHMFHPQLCSTPAQEMETVTRPYPATPRHSTPAEPSATVDRAESCSPSTFSYRGSCSPEENCSTTTFNSDLGSLASKQLDSDMLPLSPSSLDSSSRASDSEEDAPHTCQQSELPLKLSPASAIPTKAQGPLLEAGDLHTHEVIQQVTPTRTEADNKAWLNKLQYFRSSGVQHLFLQGVAPNRQTHQQKPELIPSGKLNMVRTTMEENFLEGTLHFLNDFVSCQHYPPKEIVSHLIRRILLNPRRKEMLKDTYMLLMKIQMVHPANAATVGWDWMLLKYTMEDQEKPPGRLLFLQYVVQTLEDDFQHNLRLRLLHKSIAKKVLSCDTCFNNVKEVVEWLVAAVTGIGFSQPQEQPQETAYSPPEAKAKHSSSAPQQTTAHAEVSSAFFTQKVMLLLQRMLSIAVEVDKSPNCSSCKIADVMFPFILNIPLRSQREAFLNTMESQLLRCKLLEQLFQHSCDLPTTLPLSLAKILYFLNHFSVLLPYQDETATWQRWDEMLQYLNLLLMSYQNVILDRLGSSLNDRMDLIIQKVKPRLQADDDINHLEVQLKTDNFISRMQQLLGQPLPLQITEKLHLLQELFLIVAAM; translated from the exons ATGTCCGACAGCGGCGCTCTCATGAACGCCTCAGACTCCGAGAGCAGGCACTCGCCACCATCCCCGCTCCGCCGtcgctgctgcttctgctgccgcCGCGATCACCACCGCCGCTGCCAGATGCCGGCACGGCGCCAGCTGCCACCCCCCGCG GAGATCATTGATCTGACCTATGAGGACACAAGCACAGTGCCACAGAGCAGATTCACCATCATTGACCTGACAGAGGACACACACAGCCCTCCCTACACCACCAGCGTGGCTGACCAGGACCCCAGGCAGGCACCtctttccccagcagcacacatgttccatccccagctctgctccacccCAGCACAGGAAATGGAGACAGTGACGCGGCCATACCCTGCAACACCCAGGCACAGCACTCCTGCAGAACCTAGTGCCACTGTGGacagggcagagagctgctcccCTTCCACCTTCAGCTACCgtggctcctgcagcccagaggagaaTTGCAGCACTACCACTTTTAACAGTGACTTGGGCTCTCTGGCTAGCAAGCAGCTGGACTCAGATATGCTGCCCTTATCCCCATCTAGtctggacagcagcagcagagccagtgacTCAGAGGAAGATGCTCCCCACACATGCCAACAAAGTGAGCTCCCTCTGAAGCTAAGCCCTGCCTCGGCCATCCCTACAAAGGCCCAAGGGCCTTTGCTGGAAGCAGGTGACTTACACACACATGAAGTAATCCAGCAAGTGACGCCAACCAGGACTGAGGCTGACAACAAGGCCTGGCTCAACAAACTGCAGTATTTCAGGAGTAGCGGAGTCCAGCACCTCTTCCTGCAAGGTGTGGCACCCAACAGACAAACACATCAG cagaagcctgagCTGATCCCCAGTGGGAAACTGAACATGGTGCGCACCACCATGGAGGAGAACTTCCTGGAGGGCACCTTGCATTTCCTGAATGACTTCGTCTCCTGCCAGCACTATCCCCCCAAAGAAATCGTCTCCCACCTGATCAGACGGATCCTGTTGAACCCTCGCCGAAAGGAGATGCTGAAAGACACCTACATGCTGCTAATGAAGATCCAAAT GGTTCATCCAGCCAATGCTGCTacagtgggatgggactggatgCTGCTGAAATACACCATGGAGGACCAG GAGAAGCCCCCTGGCCGGCTCCTCTTCCTGCAGTATGTGGTGCAGACCCTGGAGGATGActtccagcacaacctgaggctgcgCCTACTACACAAGTCAATTGCTAAGAAAGTGCTTTCATGTGACACATGCTTCAACAATGTCAA ggaggtggttgagtggtTAGTTGCAGCAGTTACAGGAATTGGCTTCTCCCAGCCCCAAGAGCAGCCACAAGAAACTGCGTACTCTCCACCAGAAGCAAAGGCCAAACACAGTTCATCTGCACCACAGCAGACCACTGCCCATGCAGAGGTGTCTTCAGCTTTCTTCACCCAGAA GGTGATGCTCCTGCTCCAGCGGATGTTGTCCATTGCAGTAGAAGTGGATAAATCTCCCAACTGCAGCTCCTGTAAGATCGCAGATGTGATGTTCCCATTTATATTGAATATTCCTCTGAGGAGCCAAAG GGAAGCTTTTTTAAACACCATGGAAAGTCAACTCCTGCGCTGCAAACTGCTAGAGCAGCTGTTCCAACATAGTTGTGATCTTCCCACAACCTTGCCCCTGTCTCTGGCCAAGATCCTGTACTTCCTGAACcacttctctgtgctgctgccataCCAG GATGAAACAGCAACATGGCAAAGATGGGACGAGATGCTGCAGTACTTGAATTTGCTGCTGATGAGTTACCAAAATGTAATACTGG ACCGCTTAGGGAGCTCACTCAATGACCGGATGGACTTGATCATCCAGAAGGTGAAGCCCAGGTTGCAGGCTGATGATGACATCAACCATCTGGAGGTTCAGCTGAAGACAGACAACTTCATCAGCCgaatgcagcagctcctggggcagcctTTGCCCCTGCAGATTACAGAGAAgctgcacctgctccaggaaTTGTTCCTCATTGTTGCTGCTATGTGA
- the THOC3 gene encoding THO complex subunit 3 yields the protein MALSPYVQAMQELFRANTRSREFPAHGAKVHSVAWSCCGRRLASGSFDKTASVFLLEKDRLVKENNYRGHGDSVDQLCWHPSNPDLFVTASGDKTIRIWDVRTTKCIATVNTKGENINICWSPDGQTIAVGNKDDVVTFIDAKTHRSKAEEQFKFEVNEISWNNDNNMFFLTNGNGCINILSYPELKPIQSINAHPSNCICIKFDPMGKYFATGSADALVSLWDVDELVCVRCFSRLDWPVRTLSFSHDGKMLASASEDHFIDIAEVETGEKLWEVQCESPTFTVAWHPKRPLLAFACDDKDGKYDSSREAGTVKLFGLPNDS from the exons ATGGCGCTGTCTCCCTACGTGCAGGCCATGCAGGAGCTGTTCCGCGCCAACACCCGCAGCCGTGAGTTCCCGGCGCACGGCGCCAAGGTGCACTCGgtggcctggagctgctgcggcCGCCGCCTCGCCTCCGGCTCCTTCGACAAGACAGCTAGCGTGTTCCTGCTCGAGAAGGACCGGCTG GTGAAGGAGAACAACTACCGAGGCCATGGGGATAGTGTGgatcagctctgctggcaccccAGCAATCCTGACCTCTTTGTCACCGCATCTGGGGACAAAACCATCCGCATCTGGGATGTCCGTACCACCAAATGCATCGCCACTGTCAACACCAAAG GAGAGAACATCAAcatctgctggagccctgaTGGACAGACCATTGCAGTGGGGAACAAGGATGATGTAGTCACCTTCATTGATGCCAAGACACATCGTTCCAAAGCTGAGGAGCAGTTCAAGTTTGAGGTGAACGAGATTTCCTGGAACAATGATAACAACATGTTCTTCCTCACAAATGGGAATGGCTGCATTAACATCCTCAG CTACCCAGAGCTGAAACCCATTCAGTCCATCAATGCCCATCCTTCAAACTGCATCTGCATCAAGTTTGATCCCATGGGGAAGTACTTTGCCACGGGCAGTGCTGATGCATTAGTCAGCCTCTGGGACGTGGATGAACTGGTGTGTGTGAGGTGCTTTTCAAG gCTTGACTGGCCTGTGCGGACCTTGAGCTTTAGCCATGATGGGAAGATGCTGGCGTCAGCATCAGAGGATCATTTCATTGACATTGCAGAGGTGGAGACAG GAGAGAAGCTCTGGGAGGTGCAGTGTGAGTCCCCAACCTTCACAGTCGCCTGGCATCCAAAAAGGCCCCTCCTGGCCTTTGCCTGTGATGACAAAGATGGCAAATATGACAGCAGTCGGGAGGCAGGCACCGTCAAGCTCTTCGGCCTCCCCAATGACTCCTAG
- the CPLX2 gene encoding complexin-2, with product MDFVMKQALGGATKDMGKMLGGEEEKDPDAQKKEEERQEALRQQEEERKAKHARMEAEREKVRQQIRDKYGLKKKEEKEAEEKAALEQPCEGSLTRPKKAIPAGCGDEEEEEEESILDTVLKYLPGPLQDMFKK from the exons ATGGACTTCGTCATGAAGCAAGCGCTGGGCG GGGCCACCAAGGACATGGGGAAGATGCTAGGGGGcgaagaggagaaggatcccGACGCgcagaagaaagaggaggagaggcaggaggccctgcgccagcaggaggaggagcggAAAGCCAAGCACGCCCGCATGGAAGCTGAGCGGGAGAAAGTCCGGCAGCAGATCCGCGACAAG TATgggctgaagaagaaagaggagaaggaggcagaggagaaagctgCACTAGAACAGCCATGTGAGGGCAGCCTGACGCGCCCCAAGAAGGCAATCCCGGCAGgctgtggagatgaggaagaggaggaggaggagagcatccTGGACACCGTCCTGAAGTACCTGCCTGGCCCGCTGCAGGATATGTTCAAGAAGTAA